One Haloterrigena salifodinae DNA window includes the following coding sequences:
- a CDS encoding ribonuclease P protein component 4 yields the protein MDVAAERIERLHDLARAAAADDEHDRARYYVRLARRVAERNRLTLPRTFRRFTCDRCDAYLRPGRNARVRLQDGHVVITCDCGAHTRYPYEDQ from the coding sequence ATGGACGTCGCCGCCGAACGGATCGAGCGCCTCCACGACCTGGCTCGAGCGGCGGCTGCCGACGACGAGCACGATCGGGCCCGCTACTACGTTCGCCTCGCGCGCCGCGTGGCGGAACGAAACCGGCTCACGCTGCCGCGGACGTTTCGACGCTTCACCTGCGACCGCTGCGACGCGTACCTTCGGCCCGGCCGAAACGCCCGCGTTCGACTGCAGGACGGCCACGTCGTGATCACCTGCGACTGCGGGGCCCACACGCGGTATCCGTACGAAGATCAGTAG
- a CDS encoding FAD binding domain-containing protein — protein MSRRRSRRSTDSLSVTVSGGSMGGLFAGLALEDAGHEPTIYEQSTGDLRGRGAGIVVQENVRRFLERRDVVDPGAIATTSSERRFLARDGDVETSRPNSMVFTSWDAVYRRLREAFPDDRYRMGREVVGVDPATATAEFAAGDEREADLVVAAEGGQSSTRRQLFPEAGPEFADYVAWRGVVDESDLAPAVADRFDDAFVFYQGQELLVLAYFIPGDDGGTAPGERRLNWVWYDTLENRDRSAVFTDATDAEREITVPPGALREPVRTQQLERASDVLPPVFSRIVAETPTPFVQAIYDLTVPEMVVDRVCLLGDAAFVARPHTAAGTAKAAGDAIALERALDRHDARSAALSTWNDSRTEYGDRLVARGRRMGDERLGLADSN, from the coding sequence GTGTCTCGGCGACGCAGCCGGCGATCGACGGACTCGCTGTCGGTAACCGTCTCCGGCGGCTCGATGGGCGGGCTCTTCGCCGGGCTCGCCCTCGAGGACGCGGGCCACGAGCCGACGATCTACGAGCAGTCGACGGGCGACCTCCGCGGTCGCGGGGCCGGAATCGTCGTCCAGGAGAACGTGCGCCGGTTCCTCGAGCGTCGCGACGTCGTCGACCCCGGCGCGATCGCGACGACCTCGAGCGAGCGCCGCTTTCTCGCGCGGGACGGCGACGTCGAAACGTCGCGTCCCAACTCGATGGTGTTCACGTCGTGGGACGCCGTCTACCGACGACTGCGCGAGGCGTTTCCGGACGACCGCTATCGGATGGGACGCGAGGTAGTCGGCGTCGATCCCGCGACGGCGACCGCCGAATTCGCGGCCGGCGACGAACGCGAGGCCGACCTGGTGGTCGCGGCCGAGGGTGGCCAGTCGTCGACGCGCCGCCAACTCTTCCCCGAAGCGGGTCCCGAGTTCGCCGACTACGTCGCCTGGCGCGGCGTCGTCGACGAGTCCGACCTGGCACCGGCGGTCGCCGACCGTTTCGACGATGCCTTCGTCTTCTACCAGGGACAGGAGCTACTCGTTCTGGCGTACTTCATTCCCGGCGACGACGGCGGGACTGCGCCGGGCGAGCGACGGCTCAACTGGGTCTGGTACGACACGCTCGAGAACCGTGATCGGTCCGCCGTCTTCACCGACGCGACGGACGCCGAGCGAGAGATCACCGTCCCGCCCGGCGCGCTCCGCGAGCCGGTCCGAACTCAGCAACTCGAGCGTGCGAGCGATGTGCTGCCGCCCGTCTTCTCGAGAATCGTCGCCGAGACCCCGACCCCGTTCGTGCAGGCGATTTACGACCTGACGGTCCCCGAAATGGTCGTCGACCGCGTCTGCCTGCTCGGCGACGCCGCGTTCGTCGCTCGGCCCCACACCGCCGCGGGCACGGCGAAGGCCGCCGGCGACGCCATCGCGCTCGAGCGAGCCCTCGATCGACACGACGCACGTTCCGCGGCGCTGTCGACGTGGAACGACTCTCGCACCGAGTACGGGGATCGGCTCGTCGCCCGCGGGCGACGGATGGGCGACGAACGGTTGGGACTGGCCGACTCGAACTGA
- a CDS encoding MaoC family dehydratase, translating into MSSNCPDSDATDSTMTPNQQWSSVSKHVVNSYVEANNAVLAAMGLTTSSGAEGPTADGEPETVETPVVEVAYSDEAWIMERSTDSYDDLGVGDYVRFTKPIAETDVSAFAQVSGDTNRLHLSDEFATDTQFGGRIAHGTLVAGTISAALARFPGLTIYLSQDLEFQAPVEIGETVTAACEIVEGLGDTRYRLHTTVENADGTTVIDGEAVVVIDEQPDS; encoded by the coding sequence ATGAGCAGTAACTGTCCGGACTCCGACGCTACCGACAGCACGATGACGCCGAACCAGCAGTGGTCGAGCGTTTCGAAACACGTCGTCAACAGTTACGTGGAAGCGAACAACGCCGTCCTTGCCGCGATGGGCCTGACCACGTCGTCGGGCGCCGAGGGCCCGACGGCGGACGGCGAGCCAGAGACCGTCGAGACACCGGTCGTCGAAGTTGCGTACAGTGACGAGGCGTGGATCATGGAGCGTTCGACCGACAGCTACGACGACCTCGGCGTCGGCGACTACGTCCGATTTACGAAGCCGATCGCGGAGACCGACGTCTCCGCGTTCGCGCAGGTCTCGGGAGACACGAACCGCCTGCACCTGTCCGACGAGTTCGCCACCGACACCCAGTTCGGCGGCCGGATCGCCCACGGCACGCTCGTCGCCGGAACGATCAGCGCCGCCCTGGCCCGGTTCCCCGGACTGACGATCTACCTCTCGCAGGACCTCGAGTTTCAGGCCCCCGTCGAGATCGGCGAGACCGTCACCGCCGCCTGCGAGATCGTCGAGGGACTGGGCGACACCCGCTACCGCCTGCACACGACCGTCGAGAACGCCGACGGAACGACGGTCATCGACGGCGAGGCGGTCGTGGTCATCGACGAACAACCCGACTCCTGA
- a CDS encoding LolA family protein, giving the protein MKSRRAAVVLAVLVVVLTSGCVAVAPPTNEPEPESLFESTFVHSDDLEDVSGKVTVTVNGSNGTSTETLRVAERPYVDYRDEVLESTTPGRVGDQYVSNASATWWYYPQSEMAQRFEPNESFDNDAVRADRAEQAADYSQWYDLEYEGTEEIADREAHVLDVEAKEEAVERGISVLVGDTEYVYAVETVEAPDDLTIVEQQLWIDSEYDYPLKERLVYEGPNGERHELVHEFETVSFNEGLDDETFAFEPPEDAVVQELPSE; this is encoded by the coding sequence ATGAAATCCCGTCGAGCCGCGGTCGTTCTCGCTGTGCTCGTGGTCGTCCTCACGAGCGGCTGCGTCGCCGTCGCACCGCCCACGAACGAACCCGAGCCGGAGTCTCTCTTCGAGTCGACGTTCGTCCACAGCGACGACCTCGAGGACGTCTCCGGCAAGGTCACGGTAACGGTCAACGGCAGCAACGGCACGAGCACCGAGACGCTTCGCGTCGCCGAACGACCCTACGTCGACTACCGAGACGAGGTACTCGAGTCGACGACCCCCGGCCGAGTGGGCGACCAGTACGTCTCGAACGCGTCGGCGACGTGGTGGTACTATCCCCAGTCGGAGATGGCACAGCGGTTCGAACCGAACGAGTCCTTCGACAACGACGCGGTGCGGGCCGACCGCGCCGAGCAGGCCGCCGACTACAGCCAGTGGTACGACCTCGAGTACGAGGGAACGGAGGAGATCGCCGATCGCGAGGCCCACGTGCTCGACGTCGAGGCGAAGGAGGAAGCCGTCGAGCGCGGCATCTCGGTGCTCGTCGGCGATACAGAGTACGTCTACGCGGTCGAGACGGTCGAGGCACCCGACGATCTCACCATCGTCGAACAGCAGCTCTGGATCGACTCTGAGTACGACTATCCGCTGAAGGAACGGCTGGTCTACGAGGGGCCGAACGGCGAGCGCCACGAGCTGGTCCACGAGTTCGAGACGGTCTCGTTCAACGAGGGGCTCGACGACGAGACGTTCGCGTTCGAGCCGCCCGAAGACGCCGTCGTCCAAGAACTCCCGTCAGAGTAG
- a CDS encoding YhbY family RNA-binding protein — MDTQALKQQAHDLDVTVWVGKSGIDAVVDELDDQLDDRDLVKVKLLRAARAGSSTEEKAADLADRVNAELIETRGHTAVFYR; from the coding sequence ATGGATACGCAAGCCCTCAAACAGCAGGCACACGACCTCGACGTCACCGTCTGGGTCGGCAAGAGCGGTATCGACGCGGTCGTCGACGAACTCGACGACCAGCTCGACGACCGCGATCTCGTGAAGGTCAAACTCCTCCGCGCGGCGCGGGCCGGCAGTTCGACCGAGGAGAAGGCGGCCGATCTCGCCGACCGCGTCAACGCCGAACTGATCGAGACGCGCGGACACACTGCCGTCTTCTATCGATGA
- a CDS encoding phosphatase PAP2 family protein: MLAEVLTQVAIVIGFVLPVATGVFIGRERLSQTVSELRPRLRTSAPALLLLGSVLVLNRYMRQNEPNVGFYMTETIRSIEGEFVLIFQDIATPLLTEYFTASYIYGYTFLLLFTPLAYFALSDTTMFRRLLTAYSLNYALGVVLYVLVIAYGPRNILPEFVAETMLYDNNPKYQYLTGEVNRNTNVFPSLHTSLSATVGIFAYYTRDEYPKWFPVAVFIAISVIISTMYLAIHWGTDVFFGLVLASVCVALSNMLVGRWSLTDLFDRLDDDSLDAVRDRLGR, encoded by the coding sequence ATGTTAGCCGAGGTACTGACGCAAGTGGCGATCGTCATCGGGTTCGTCCTCCCGGTTGCGACCGGAGTGTTCATCGGCCGGGAGCGACTGTCGCAGACGGTTTCGGAGCTTCGTCCGCGGCTACGGACGTCCGCACCGGCGCTCCTGCTTCTGGGCTCCGTACTGGTTCTCAACCGGTATATGCGCCAAAATGAGCCGAACGTCGGGTTCTACATGACCGAGACGATCCGCTCGATCGAGGGCGAGTTCGTCCTGATCTTCCAGGACATCGCGACCCCGCTGCTCACCGAATACTTCACGGCGAGCTACATCTACGGCTACACGTTCCTGTTGCTCTTCACGCCGCTAGCGTACTTTGCGCTCTCGGATACCACGATGTTCCGCCGTCTGCTGACAGCCTACTCGTTGAACTACGCGCTCGGCGTCGTCCTGTACGTGCTGGTCATCGCGTACGGGCCGCGGAACATCCTCCCCGAGTTCGTCGCTGAGACGATGCTGTACGACAACAATCCGAAGTACCAGTACCTCACTGGGGAGGTCAACCGCAATACCAACGTCTTCCCGTCGCTTCACACCTCGCTCTCCGCGACGGTCGGCATCTTCGCCTACTACACGCGCGATGAGTATCCGAAGTGGTTCCCCGTCGCCGTCTTCATCGCGATCAGCGTCATCATCTCGACGATGTATCTGGCGATCCACTGGGGGACGGACGTCTTCTTCGGGTTGGTCCTCGCGAGCGTCTGCGTCGCCCTCTCCAATATGCTCGTCGGCCGCTGGTCGCTTACCGACCTCTTCGATCGGCTGGACGACGACTCGCTCGACGCCGTCCGCGACCGGCTGGGACGCTAA
- a CDS encoding mechanosensitive ion channel family protein has translation MSPAADPARVLAQANGLGPIGRTLEEAGIADGALAASAASVLRFAVAVVAIWFVGRTVVLPLIRRALDRRGLDKHAKNPLLMLSRFGVLFFGIAVAFGFAGFGNFLVSMAGIAAAGALAIGLAMQNVISNFVAGVFIYTDKPFRIGDWIEWDNGDYAGVVEDISLRVTRVRTFDNELLTVPNSALTDNVLKNPVDADKLRLKFVFGIGYDDDIERATEIIVDEAERHPDIMDDPAPSVRLTELGDSDVGLQSRFWIANPSRADFVRTRGEYVTAVKRRFDEEGIDIPYPVRTLEGGFQPKEGRHIGQPAE, from the coding sequence ATGAGCCCCGCGGCCGATCCCGCCCGCGTTCTCGCACAGGCGAACGGGTTAGGTCCGATCGGTCGCACGCTCGAGGAGGCGGGAATCGCCGACGGCGCGCTAGCCGCGAGCGCTGCGAGCGTGCTCCGGTTCGCGGTCGCCGTCGTCGCCATCTGGTTCGTCGGTCGGACGGTCGTCTTGCCGCTGATCCGACGGGCGCTCGACAGACGGGGCCTCGACAAACACGCCAAGAACCCGCTGTTGATGTTATCGCGGTTCGGCGTGCTCTTTTTCGGAATCGCCGTCGCCTTCGGTTTCGCCGGCTTCGGAAACTTCCTCGTGTCGATGGCCGGCATCGCGGCGGCCGGGGCGCTGGCGATCGGTCTCGCCATGCAGAACGTGATCTCGAACTTCGTCGCGGGCGTGTTCATCTACACCGACAAGCCGTTCCGGATCGGCGACTGGATCGAGTGGGACAACGGCGACTACGCCGGCGTCGTCGAGGACATCAGCCTCCGCGTGACTCGCGTCCGGACGTTCGACAACGAGTTGCTCACGGTGCCGAACTCGGCGCTCACCGACAACGTACTCAAGAACCCGGTCGACGCCGACAAACTCCGACTGAAGTTCGTCTTCGGGATCGGCTACGACGACGACATCGAACGGGCGACCGAGATCATCGTCGACGAAGCCGAGCGCCACCCCGACATCATGGACGACCCCGCACCCTCCGTCCGACTGACGGAACTCGGGGACTCCGACGTCGGCCTCCAGTCGCGGTTCTGGATCGCGAACCCGTCTCGAGCCGACTTCGTCCGAACGCGCGGCGAGTACGTCACCGCGGTCAAACGGCGCTTCGACGAGGAGGGGATCGACATCCCCTATCCGGTTCGCACGCTCGAGGGCGGATTCCAACCCAAGGAAGGGCGACACATCGGCCAGCCGGCCGAATAA
- a CDS encoding alkaline phosphatase D family protein, with amino-acid sequence MTDTHVDERTEAGTDNRRAFLQTIGLATTAGLMGTAAGESDSAESTTASSDADLVSLSHGVAVGDVTATTAVVWARAAEAATIHVAYSPDQSFDRVGYDRTTVDAETDTTGQLRLESLESNTRYRYHVWATAGETAYRPLNGRTGGPKGRSPGGSKGKGKGNDDHPGKGRGPKKRPDEDGRGDGDRIADAIPEAVESGTFVTAPAPDDEAAVSFAWSGDTWGYGDDPVEPPFPGLRTIAECDPDFFLYHGDTIYADALTPAGKVTEDTPIDEALEIYRGKYKEMRDPPAEVAEQTNLQELLQSTSVYTVWDDHEVINNFAGPIEPLMPEGRRAFREYWPLDRDDDADPGESNRFYDSFRWGKHVELFLIDTRQYRDPNVDLDSKTLLGREQLEWLKGALADSDATWKLLASPAPLGYPSDSWATEADPTGYEAELLEVVEHVQTEPVSNLVVVAGDVHKSVVSAYDPDDDGEFEFFEAVAGPLGAPAGEPDDLYPALNPTEFFAKGEYRNFATVDVAESGETLTIGIYDEHGTEQFTKTISTSDIDAAADPENPDRIESTFDEDAEGWLVSQNGGSNRPVYHGTGGNPGGHIGDAENKGGVAWYYQAPFEYLGDREAFYGGTLSFDLRQEPADQQFDAEPVEGGDVLLQSGDRKLVYEFRGADDDPGEEWTSYEVSLSADEPWIGLTSREPLATEERFREVLADLEVLRIRGEYRSGDDTSYLDNVVLTK; translated from the coding sequence ATGACGGACACACACGTTGACGAGCGAACCGAAGCGGGGACGGACAATCGACGGGCGTTTCTGCAGACGATCGGGCTGGCAACGACGGCCGGCTTGATGGGTACGGCGGCCGGAGAATCGGATTCGGCAGAGTCGACGACCGCGAGTAGCGACGCCGACCTCGTGTCGCTCTCTCACGGCGTCGCGGTCGGCGACGTCACCGCCACGACGGCGGTCGTCTGGGCGCGAGCGGCCGAGGCGGCGACGATCCACGTCGCCTACAGCCCCGACCAGTCGTTCGACCGCGTCGGCTACGATCGGACGACCGTCGACGCCGAGACCGACACCACGGGCCAGCTCCGACTCGAGTCCCTCGAGTCGAACACGCGCTACCGATACCACGTCTGGGCGACGGCGGGGGAGACCGCCTACCGGCCGCTGAACGGTCGAACGGGCGGACCGAAGGGACGCAGCCCCGGAGGGTCGAAAGGGAAAGGAAAAGGGAACGACGACCATCCCGGAAAGGGTCGCGGACCGAAGAAGCGACCGGACGAGGACGGTCGCGGCGACGGCGATCGGATCGCCGACGCGATCCCCGAGGCGGTCGAAAGCGGGACGTTCGTCACGGCCCCGGCGCCTGACGACGAGGCGGCCGTCTCCTTCGCCTGGAGCGGCGACACGTGGGGCTATGGCGACGACCCCGTCGAACCGCCGTTTCCGGGGCTGCGGACGATCGCCGAGTGCGATCCGGACTTCTTCCTCTACCACGGGGACACGATCTACGCCGACGCGCTGACGCCGGCCGGCAAGGTCACCGAGGACACCCCGATTGACGAGGCCCTCGAGATCTACCGCGGGAAGTACAAGGAGATGCGCGATCCGCCGGCCGAGGTCGCCGAGCAGACTAACCTGCAGGAACTGCTGCAGTCGACGTCGGTCTACACCGTCTGGGACGACCACGAGGTCATCAACAACTTCGCGGGGCCGATCGAGCCGCTGATGCCCGAGGGGCGACGGGCCTTCCGCGAGTACTGGCCGCTGGACCGTGACGACGACGCCGATCCCGGCGAATCAAACCGGTTCTACGACTCCTTCCGCTGGGGGAAACACGTCGAACTGTTCCTCATCGACACGCGCCAGTACCGCGATCCGAACGTCGATCTGGACTCGAAGACGCTGCTCGGACGGGAGCAACTCGAGTGGCTGAAGGGAGCGCTCGCCGACTCCGACGCGACGTGGAAGCTCCTCGCCTCGCCGGCCCCGCTGGGCTATCCCTCCGACTCGTGGGCGACCGAGGCGGACCCGACCGGCTACGAGGCGGAACTGCTCGAGGTCGTCGAACACGTCCAGACGGAGCCGGTTTCGAACCTGGTCGTCGTCGCGGGCGACGTCCACAAGTCGGTCGTGAGCGCGTACGACCCGGACGACGACGGCGAGTTCGAATTCTTCGAGGCCGTCGCCGGACCGCTGGGCGCACCCGCGGGCGAGCCCGACGATCTTTATCCCGCGCTCAACCCGACGGAGTTCTTCGCGAAGGGTGAGTACCGGAACTTCGCCACCGTCGACGTCGCCGAGTCGGGCGAGACCCTCACGATCGGCATCTACGACGAGCACGGGACCGAACAGTTCACGAAGACGATCAGCACGTCCGATATCGACGCCGCGGCCGATCCCGAGAACCCGGACCGCATCGAGAGCACCTTCGACGAGGACGCCGAGGGCTGGCTCGTCTCCCAGAACGGCGGGAGCAACCGGCCGGTCTACCACGGGACCGGCGGCAACCCCGGCGGCCACATCGGCGACGCGGAAAACAAGGGCGGCGTCGCCTGGTACTACCAGGCGCCGTTCGAGTACCTCGGCGACCGCGAGGCGTTCTACGGCGGGACCCTCTCGTTCGATCTCCGGCAGGAGCCGGCCGACCAGCAGTTCGACGCCGAGCCCGTCGAGGGCGGCGACGTGCTGTTGCAAAGCGGCGATCGCAAACTCGTCTACGAGTTCCGCGGCGCCGACGACGACCCCGGCGAGGAGTGGACCTCCTACGAGGTGTCGCTCTCGGCCGACGAGCCCTGGATCGGTCTGACGAGCCGGGAGCCACTCGCTACCGAGGAACGGTTCCGCGAGGTCCTCGCCGACCTCGAGGTACTGCGCATCCGCGGCGAGTACCGCTCCGGCGACGACACCAGCTACCTCGACAACGTCGTCCTGACGAAGTAG
- a CDS encoding DUF2797 domain-containing protein produces the protein MQLVGYEPSGRGSMLLVSDGDAVEGRPLEAGAELGYALGERHCAGTIDDDGGHVDCDRPSAPYCEFHTSTWVCARCTGTCLKDEMDCYEEHAVYVAAFAPDTFKVGVTKSRRLETRLREQGADRAAHIHTVSNGRIARELEAEIAERLVDRVRTPTKVASLAATVDESAWDDVLTEFDVIDRFDFDYGLGLEAQPVPETIASGTVVGVKGRLLVLETGGTTYAVDIRDLVGYDVTVGETNRNLQSSLGSFG, from the coding sequence GTGCAACTGGTCGGCTACGAACCGAGCGGCCGCGGATCGATGCTGCTGGTCAGCGACGGCGACGCGGTCGAGGGGCGGCCGCTCGAGGCCGGCGCCGAGCTCGGCTACGCGCTCGGCGAGCGCCACTGCGCCGGGACGATCGACGATGACGGCGGCCACGTCGACTGCGACCGACCGTCAGCGCCCTACTGCGAGTTCCACACGAGCACGTGGGTCTGTGCCCGCTGTACTGGCACCTGTCTGAAAGACGAGATGGACTGCTACGAGGAGCACGCGGTCTACGTCGCCGCCTTCGCACCGGACACGTTCAAGGTCGGCGTCACCAAGTCCCGCCGCCTCGAGACCCGCCTGCGCGAGCAGGGCGCCGATCGGGCAGCCCACATCCACACCGTCTCGAACGGCCGGATCGCCCGCGAACTCGAGGCCGAGATCGCCGAGCGGCTGGTCGACCGCGTCCGAACGCCGACGAAGGTGGCTTCGCTTGCCGCGACGGTCGACGAAAGCGCGTGGGACGACGTGCTGACCGAGTTCGACGTCATCGACCGGTTCGACTTCGACTACGGGCTGGGTCTCGAGGCCCAGCCGGTGCCCGAGACCATCGCCTCGGGGACCGTCGTCGGCGTGAAGGGGCGACTATTGGTGCTCGAGACCGGCGGGACGACCTACGCCGTCGATATTCGGGATCTGGTCGGCTACGACGTGACTGTAGGCGAGACGAACCGGAACCTGCAGTCCTCGCTCGGCTCGTTCGGCTAG
- a CDS encoding ABC transporter substrate-binding protein, with translation MNCNPTDPVDGVDRRSVLAAGAAGLSLSLSGCIDTVRRVVDQDGTDQLSLSIVTVPADADRESIRIAYHLESHLESLGVDVTLKARSPTDFLKTVLIDHDFDIYVGQHPADYDPDFLYEALHSTYANEAGWQNPFGFDSMAFDTLLEDQRRADGEKRKQRLANVLRGVADEKPFDPICRPDEIRVANTTRFDGWGQGHLATRRGYLGLEPDAGVERLNALVTDARPSVNVNPISATVRERGTVVDLLYDSLGTVVDGEVLPWLADSWEWVTGSEANEADAEETTEPTRPTTTARVSLREDCRFHDGKPVTAADVEFTYQFFQDTVLGRASPSPPPRYRGHASAIDDIEIEDEYTLRITAAAGTDVCERAFTAPILPKHVWQSELEDRLSNSQEFSAPQGSWSLVTSDSIDPTGSGPYQFKNNSERDHLTLERFNDHFTLREDVESDHLLAPLVDELRFTVDPGSPSSISRVASGNADVTSSMLEAYSLSDIPENDPDVERLESSSWTFYHIGFNARAPPCSNLHFRRAICRLIDKEWIASEVFGGHAEPLAAPVTEEWTPDDLAWDGADPETPFAGTDGTLNVNAAHDAFQAAGYYTDDENRLQGRY, from the coding sequence ATGAATTGTAACCCAACCGATCCTGTTGATGGCGTCGATCGACGCTCCGTTCTAGCTGCGGGCGCAGCCGGGCTCTCGCTCTCTCTGAGCGGCTGCATCGATACGGTCAGACGCGTCGTCGATCAGGACGGTACCGACCAATTGTCGCTCTCCATCGTGACAGTCCCCGCGGACGCCGACCGAGAAAGTATCCGGATCGCCTATCACCTCGAGTCCCACCTCGAGTCGCTCGGCGTGGACGTGACCCTCAAGGCGCGCTCTCCTACCGACTTCCTCAAAACGGTCCTGATCGACCACGACTTCGATATCTACGTCGGTCAGCATCCCGCCGATTACGATCCGGACTTCCTCTATGAAGCCCTTCACTCCACGTACGCAAACGAGGCCGGCTGGCAGAACCCCTTCGGGTTCGACAGCATGGCCTTCGACACCCTGCTGGAGGATCAACGCCGGGCCGATGGTGAGAAGCGCAAGCAACGCTTAGCAAATGTACTCCGCGGTGTTGCAGACGAGAAACCGTTCGATCCGATCTGTCGTCCCGACGAGATCCGGGTCGCCAACACCACCCGCTTCGACGGCTGGGGTCAGGGTCACCTCGCGACGCGACGCGGCTATCTCGGCCTCGAGCCAGATGCCGGCGTCGAGCGATTGAACGCGCTCGTGACCGACGCCAGACCGTCGGTCAACGTCAACCCGATCTCGGCGACGGTCCGGGAACGGGGGACGGTCGTCGACCTGCTGTACGACTCGCTCGGCACCGTCGTCGACGGCGAGGTCCTGCCGTGGCTCGCCGACTCCTGGGAGTGGGTCACGGGTTCCGAAGCGAACGAGGCTGACGCCGAGGAGACGACCGAGCCGACCCGACCGACGACGACCGCGCGGGTTTCGCTCCGCGAGGACTGTCGGTTCCACGACGGCAAACCGGTTACCGCGGCGGACGTCGAGTTCACCTACCAGTTCTTCCAGGATACCGTACTCGGCCGCGCGTCGCCGTCGCCGCCGCCCCGCTATCGCGGTCACGCGAGCGCGATCGACGATATCGAAATCGAGGACGAGTACACGCTGCGGATCACTGCGGCCGCCGGCACGGACGTCTGTGAACGCGCGTTTACCGCCCCGATCCTCCCGAAACACGTCTGGCAATCGGAACTCGAGGACCGGCTCAGCAACTCTCAGGAGTTTTCGGCGCCGCAAGGATCCTGGAGTCTGGTCACCAGCGACTCGATCGATCCGACCGGGAGCGGTCCCTACCAGTTCAAGAACAATTCCGAACGGGACCACCTCACGCTCGAGCGGTTCAACGATCACTTCACGCTGCGCGAGGACGTCGAGAGCGACCACCTTCTCGCGCCGCTCGTCGACGAGCTCCGATTTACCGTCGATCCCGGCAGCCCGTCTTCCATCTCGCGGGTCGCCAGCGGCAACGCCGACGTCACGTCGTCGATGCTCGAAGCGTACTCGCTCAGCGACATTCCCGAGAACGACCCCGACGTCGAACGGCTCGAGTCGTCCTCGTGGACGTTCTACCACATCGGGTTCAACGCGCGGGCGCCGCCGTGTAGCAACCTCCACTTCCGACGCGCGATCTGTCGGCTGATCGACAAGGAGTGGATCGCGAGCGAAGTCTTCGGCGGTCACGCGGAGCCGCTCGCGGCGCCGGTGACCGAGGAGTGGACGCCCGATGATCTCGCGTGGGACGGCGCGGACCCCGAGACGCCGTTCGCCGGTACCGACGGGACGCTCAACGTCAACGCGGCGCACGACGCGTTTCAGGCGGCCGGCTACTACACCGACGACGAGAATCGACTGCAGGGGCGATACTGA
- a CDS encoding BsuPI-related putative proteinase inhibitor, with protein sequence MTLEGTLEADVSTADGGPRPGDVAFAFTVTNAGSEPVELQFSDMCKAEFVVRDGDREVWRFTEGRMFAQMLSREALAPGESSTYEAEWERPRPGAYTATAELRAQEASCEAHTPLAVPE encoded by the coding sequence ATGACACTCGAGGGGACGCTCGAGGCGGACGTATCGACGGCCGACGGCGGACCGCGACCGGGCGACGTCGCGTTCGCGTTTACCGTAACTAACGCCGGCTCTGAGCCCGTCGAACTGCAGTTCTCGGACATGTGTAAGGCGGAGTTCGTCGTTCGCGACGGCGACCGGGAGGTCTGGCGCTTTACCGAGGGGCGGATGTTCGCCCAGATGCTCAGCCGGGAGGCGCTCGCACCCGGGGAGTCGTCGACCTACGAGGCCGAGTGGGAACGACCGCGGCCGGGCGCGTACACCGCGACCGCCGAGTTGCGGGCCCAGGAGGCGTCGTGCGAGGCCCACACGCCGCTCGCCGTTCCGGAGTGA